In Enterobacter sp. 638, a single window of DNA contains:
- a CDS encoding Vat family streptogramin A O-acetyltransferase, with the protein MNGPNPSTAHPMEGFPQVCFIKNTVTNPNIIVGDYTYYDDPEDSENFERNVLYHFPFIGDKLIIGKFCAIAKGVQFIMNGANHKLSGISTFPFYIFGNGWEKATPQPEDLPYKGDTEIGNDVWIGYQALIMPGVKVGNGAIISSRSVVTSDVPAYAVVGGNPARIIKTRFPDDAIATLEKLAWWDWPIEKITQNLTTIMSGNIDALRD; encoded by the coding sequence ATGAACGGACCAAACCCATCGACGGCACATCCGATGGAGGGATTCCCTCAGGTTTGTTTTATCAAAAACACGGTGACCAATCCCAACATCATCGTGGGTGATTATACCTACTACGACGATCCGGAAGACTCAGAAAACTTCGAGCGTAACGTCCTTTACCATTTCCCTTTTATTGGCGACAAGCTGATCATCGGCAAGTTTTGCGCGATAGCAAAAGGCGTTCAATTTATTATGAACGGCGCAAACCATAAGCTTTCTGGGATCTCGACCTTTCCGTTTTATATTTTTGGCAACGGCTGGGAGAAAGCCACACCGCAGCCCGAAGATTTACCCTACAAGGGCGATACGGAAATCGGGAACGATGTGTGGATCGGGTATCAGGCACTGATTATGCCGGGCGTTAAGGTCGGCAACGGCGCGATCATCTCCTCACGTTCGGTCGTGACCTCCGATGTACCGGCCTATGCCGTTGTGGGCGGTAATCCTGCCAGGATCATTAAGACGCGCTTCCCCGATGACGCCATCGCGACGCTGGAAAAGCTCGCCTGGTGGGACTGGCCGATTGAAAAGATCACGCAAAATCTCACGACAATCATGTCCGGTAATATCGACGCGTTACGCGATTAA
- a CDS encoding bifunctional 2',3'-cyclic-nucleotide 2'-phosphodiesterase/3'-nucleotidase: MIKFSATLLATLIAASVQAATVDLRILETTDLHSNMMDFDYYKDTPTEKFGLVRTASLINAARGEVKNSVLVDNGDLIQGSPLGDYVAAKGLKKGDIHPVYKALNTLDYAVGNLGNHEFNYGLDYLHNALAGAKFPYVNANIIDVKTKKPLFTPYLIKETDVVDQDGKKQTLKIGYIGFVPPQIMTWDKANLTGKVTVNDITETARKYVPEMREKGADIVVVVAHSGLSADPYQTMAENSVYYLSEVPGVDAILFGHAHAVFPGKDFASIKGADIEKGTLNGVPSVMPGMWGDHLGVVDLVLNNDAGKWQVTQSKAKARPIYDAAAKKSLAAEDKNLVNVLKHDHDATREFVSKPIGKSSDNMYSYLALVQDDPTVQIVNMAQKAYVEHFIQGDPDLAKLPVLSAAAPFKVGGRKNDPASYVEVEKGQLTFRNAADLYLYPNTLVVVKATGKEVKEWLECSAGQFNQIDTKSSKPQSLINWDGFRTYNFDVIDGVEYQIDVSQPAKYDGECQAINPQAERIKNLTFNGKPVDPNATFLVATNNYRAYGGKFAGTGDSHIAFASPDENRSVLAAWIGEQSKKAGAVHPAADNNWRLAPIHSDTKLDIRFETSPSDKAAAFIKEKAQYPMTKVSTDEIGFAIYQVDLNQK; the protein is encoded by the coding sequence ATGATTAAGTTTAGCGCAACGCTCCTGGCGACGCTGATAGCAGCAAGCGTACAGGCCGCGACGGTCGACCTTCGCATTCTGGAAACAACAGACCTGCACAGCAACATGATGGACTTTGACTATTATAAAGATACCCCGACGGAGAAATTCGGACTGGTACGCACCGCAAGTTTGATTAACGCCGCGCGGGGTGAAGTAAAAAATAGCGTGCTGGTTGATAACGGCGACTTAATTCAGGGTAGTCCTCTCGGCGACTATGTGGCGGCAAAAGGGCTAAAAAAGGGTGACATTCACCCTGTCTATAAGGCGCTGAATACCCTGGATTACGCGGTGGGCAACCTCGGTAATCACGAATTTAACTACGGGCTGGATTATCTGCACAATGCGCTCGCTGGCGCGAAATTCCCGTACGTTAACGCCAATATCATTGACGTTAAAACCAAAAAACCGCTCTTTACCCCGTACTTGATCAAAGAGACTGACGTGGTTGATCAGGACGGTAAAAAGCAGACGCTGAAAATCGGTTATATCGGCTTTGTGCCGCCGCAGATCATGACGTGGGATAAGGCCAATCTCACCGGTAAAGTGACCGTGAACGACATCACCGAAACCGCGCGCAAGTATGTGCCAGAAATGCGTGAGAAAGGCGCGGATATCGTGGTAGTGGTCGCCCACTCCGGGCTGTCAGCCGATCCGTATCAGACAATGGCTGAGAACTCCGTCTATTACCTCAGCGAAGTGCCGGGCGTCGACGCTATCCTGTTTGGTCACGCCCATGCCGTCTTCCCGGGCAAAGATTTCGCCAGCATCAAAGGCGCGGATATCGAAAAAGGTACGCTGAACGGTGTGCCATCAGTGATGCCAGGCATGTGGGGCGATCATCTTGGCGTGGTCGATCTGGTGCTGAATAATGACGCCGGAAAATGGCAGGTGACGCAGTCCAAAGCCAAGGCCCGTCCGATTTACGATGCGGCAGCCAAAAAATCGCTGGCTGCAGAAGATAAAAATCTGGTGAACGTGCTCAAGCACGATCATGACGCAACGCGTGAGTTTGTCAGCAAGCCGATCGGAAAATCGTCCGACAACATGTACAGCTACCTGGCGCTGGTGCAGGACGATCCGACCGTGCAGATCGTCAACATGGCGCAAAAAGCTTACGTTGAGCACTTCATTCAGGGCGATCCGGATCTGGCAAAACTGCCGGTTCTTTCCGCTGCCGCACCGTTCAAAGTCGGTGGACGTAAAAACGATCCGGCCAGCTACGTTGAAGTGGAAAAAGGTCAGCTCACCTTCCGCAACGCGGCGGATCTGTATCTTTACCCCAACACGCTGGTCGTGGTGAAAGCCACGGGCAAAGAGGTGAAAGAGTGGCTGGAGTGTTCTGCCGGGCAGTTTAACCAGATCGATACGAAAAGCAGCAAGCCGCAGTCGCTGATCAACTGGGACGGTTTCCGCACCTATAACTTCGACGTGATTGACGGCGTGGAGTATCAGATTGACGTATCGCAGCCGGCGAAATACGACGGTGAGTGTCAGGCCATTAACCCGCAAGCGGAACGCATCAAAAACCTGACTTTCAACGGCAAACCTGTCGATCCGAATGCCACATTCCTGGTTGCCACCAATAACTATCGCGCCTACGGCGGCAAATTTGCCGGAACCGGCGATAGCCATATTGCGTTTGCCTCACCGGATGAAAACCGCTCGGTACTGGCGGCCTGGATTGGCGAGCAGTCGAAGAAAGCAGGCGCGGTCCATCCGGCAGCCGACAACAACTGGCGTCTGGCTCCGATTCACAGCGATACGAAGCTGGATATTCGCTTTGAGACGTCACCGTCCGATAAAGCGGCGGCGTTTATTAAAGAGAAAGCGCAATATCCGATGACCAAAGTCAGCACCGATGAGATCGGCTTTGCGATTTATCAGGTGGATTTGAATCAGAAATAA
- the cysQ gene encoding 3'(2'),5'-bisphosphate nucleotidase CysQ, with protein MLEKICQLAREAGEAIMQVYDGAKPMDVVSKADDSPVTAADLAAHAVILKGLQALTPDIPVLSEEDPQSWDVRQHWQRYWLVDPLDGTKEFIKRNGEFTVNIALIEMGKAVLGVVYAPVMKVMYSAAEGKAWKEECGVRKQIQVRDARPPLVVISRSHSDNELQEYLQQIGEHQTTSIGSSLKFCLVAEGQAQLYPRFGPTNVWDTAAGHAVAAAAGAHVHDWQGKPLDYTPRESFLNPGFRVSLY; from the coding sequence ATGTTAGAAAAAATTTGTCAGCTCGCACGGGAAGCCGGTGAGGCCATCATGCAAGTATACGATGGCGCAAAGCCGATGGACGTGGTCAGCAAAGCTGACGACTCCCCGGTGACCGCCGCCGATCTTGCTGCCCATGCGGTGATCCTCAAAGGCTTGCAGGCACTGACGCCGGATATCCCTGTCCTGTCGGAAGAAGACCCGCAAAGCTGGGACGTACGCCAGCACTGGCAGCGCTACTGGCTGGTCGATCCGCTGGATGGTACGAAAGAGTTCATCAAGCGCAACGGCGAGTTCACGGTCAATATTGCCTTGATTGAAATGGGCAAAGCGGTGCTGGGCGTGGTGTACGCGCCCGTGATGAAAGTGATGTACAGCGCCGCAGAAGGCAAAGCGTGGAAAGAAGAGTGCGGCGTTCGCAAACAGATTCAAGTGCGTGATGCTCGCCCGCCGCTGGTGGTCATCAGTCGCTCGCATAGCGACAACGAACTGCAGGAGTATCTGCAACAGATTGGTGAGCATCAGACAACATCAATCGGTTCGTCACTTAAATTCTGCCTGGTAGCAGAAGGGCAGGCCCAGCTGTATCCGCGATTTGGGCCGACCAACGTCTGGGATACCGCAGCGGGTCACGCCGTAGCGGCCGCCGCTGGGGCGCATGTTCACGACTGGCAGGGCAAGCCACTGGACTACACCCCGCGCGAGTCGTTCTTAAATCCGGGCTTCAGGGTCTCGCTTTATTGA
- a CDS encoding YtfJ family protein yields the protein MTLRNVLAAACLLLPLMASAHNIENGQRVPAVGITDRGELILDNDKFSYKAWNSAQLPGKVRVVQHLAGRSSAKEKNASMIEAIKTANLPHDRYQTTTIVNTDDAIPGSGMFVRSSLESNKKLYPWSQIIVDSNGVTRKAWQLEEESSAVVVLDKDGRVQWAKDGALTQEEVQQVITLLHKLLGQ from the coding sequence ATGACCCTTCGTAACGTCCTGGCCGCAGCCTGCCTGTTACTGCCGCTGATGGCTTCCGCGCACAACATTGAAAATGGACAACGTGTGCCAGCGGTCGGTATTACCGATCGGGGAGAATTGATTCTCGACAATGATAAGTTTAGCTACAAAGCCTGGAATAGCGCGCAGCTTCCAGGGAAAGTGCGAGTGGTGCAACATCTTGCCGGGCGCTCCTCGGCAAAAGAGAAAAACGCCAGCATGATTGAAGCGATTAAGACCGCAAACCTCCCTCATGACCGCTACCAGACCACCACCATTGTTAACACCGATGATGCGATTCCGGGTTCCGGCATGTTTGTGCGCAGCAGCCTTGAGAGCAATAAAAAGCTCTACCCGTGGTCACAGATTATTGTCGACAGCAATGGCGTGACGCGCAAAGCCTGGCAGCTAGAAGAAGAGAGTTCTGCGGTGGTAGTGCTGGATAAAGACGGCCGCGTACAGTGGGCGAAAGATGGAGCGCTGACGCAGGAAGAGGTGCAGCAGGTGATTACCCTGCTGCACAAATTGCTTGGTCAATAA
- a CDS encoding DUF1107 domain-containing protein, producing MKIFQRYNPLQVAKYVKILFRGRLYIKDVGAFEFDKGKILIPKVKDKQHYSVMSEVNRQVMRLQTEMA from the coding sequence ATGAAAATTTTCCAACGCTACAACCCGCTTCAGGTGGCGAAGTACGTGAAGATCCTGTTTCGTGGACGGTTGTATATCAAGGATGTTGGCGCTTTCGAATTTGATAAGGGCAAAATTCTTATCCCGAAAGTGAAGGACAAACAGCACTATTCTGTGATGTCCGAGGTCAACCGTCAGGTTATGCGTCTGCAGACTGAGATGGCTTAA